The nucleotide window GGAATTACTGAGTGAGTAAACCAATGACATCCACCCTGCTTGCGCCGCATCCGTTTGGCGATCTGATCACCGAAGCCAGTCTGACGGAAAAATTTGCCCATTTTCATCAGTGGGAGGATCGCTACCGCCAGCTGATTCAGCTCAGCCGCCAGCTGCCGGCACTGCCGGAAGCGCTGAAAAGTGCAGAGAACGAACTGAGCGGTTGCGAAAACCGCGTCTGGCTCAGCAGCCAGCTGCGGCCCGACGGCACGCTGCATTTCTACGGCGACAGCGAAGGGAGAATTGTACGCGGTTTGCTGGCGGTACTGCTGACCGCGGTGGAGGGAAAAACGCCGGCAGCCCTGCTTGCGCAGGACCCGCTGGCGTTATTTGACACCTTAGGACTGCGTGCACAACTCAGCGCGTCGCGCAGCAGCGGGCTGAAGGCGCTGGCGGCAGCGGTACAGCGCGCGGCCCGCGCCCATTACGCTGGCTGACGCGCCGCGCGCGCCAGAAACTTCTTCAGCGCATGCGAAACCGCCACAAAGCCAAAGGTGGCAGTCACCATGGTGGCTGCGCCAAAACCGGCAGAACAATCCATGCGCTTTGGCCCTTCTGCCGTGCTGCGTGAGGCGCACACGCTGCCGTCCGGCTGCGGATAAACCAGCGCCTCGGTGGAGAAGACGCAGTCAATCCCCAGTTTGCCTTTGCTGTTTTTCACCACGCCGAAGTCACTTTTCAGCCGCTCGCGTAATTTCGCGGCCAGCGGATCCTGAATGGTGCGGGCCAGATCGCTGACCTGAATCTGCGTCGGGTCAATCTGCCCGCCCGCGCCGCCGGTGGTAATCAGCGGGATCTTGTTGCGGCGGCACCAGGCGATCAGCGCCGCTTTAGGCCGCACGCTGTCAATGGCATCAATCACATAATCAAACCCGCCTGCCAGCAGTTCTGCGGTGTTGTCCGGCGTAATGAAATCATCAACACAGATAACCTCGCATTCCGGGTTAATGGCGCGCAGGCGGGCCGCCATGACCTCGGTTTTGGCCTGCCCCACGTTGCCCTGCAGGGCGTGAATCTGCCGGTTTGTGTTGGTGATACAGACATCGTCCATATCAATCAGCGTGATTTTGCCGATGCCGGTGCGTACCAGCGCCTCTGCCGCCCACGATCCTACGCCACCAATGCCAATCACGCAGAAATGCGCGTCGGCAAACCGCTGCAGCGCGTCCTGCCCGTATAACCGGGCGGTGCCGCCAAAACGCTGCCGCCAGGCATCGCTTACCCCTTTCATATCACCCCTTTCATGTGGCGCGCCGGTTGCGCACTCAGCAAAAAACAGCGCGGAAGCGTATCAGTTCGCCCCGATCAGCAATGAACCATTATTGCCGTTTTGCGGATTGCTGAACAGCGGCTGGCCGGCTCCCGGCGCGGCTTTCAGCACCCAGACGCGACCATAATGGTTATAGAAACCGGCAAGATGCGCCGCATCCGGCCCCACGCCCTGATAAATATCAAAGTGCTGGCCTTTGATCGCGCCGCCCACATCCAGCGCCACCATCAGGCGCATTTCATATTTACCATTGAACTTGCCTTTCTCATTCAGCTGCGGCACTTCGGCCAGCAGCGCGGTCCCGGCCGGGATCAGCGAGCGGTCAGAAGCCACAGACGCTTTGGCAATCAGCGGCACGGCGCTGGCACCGCGTACCGGCACGTACTCTTCCGGTTTAAAGAAGACAAACGATTGGTTGGTCTCCAGCACTTCGCGCACCTCCTGCGGAGAGTGCGTCTGCGCCCACTGGCGAATCGCCTGCATCGACATGTCTTCACGCTTCACTTCACCGCGATCGATCAGCTCTTTGCCGATGCTGTGGTAGGCCCAGCCATTTTTACCGCCATAACCAAAGAAGCGCAGCGGACGGCCGTCACCGAAATCCACGTAGCCGCTGCCCTGCACATCCATCATAAAGTTATCGATGAGCGAGTTGCTCCACGCAATCACGTAGCGCTCGTCCAGAGCGCCGTTATAAATGGCGGCGCGGCTGGGCAGCTTCTGCCCGCGCGGACGCGGCGGCATACGGTAAATCGGGTACTGGAACTCGCCCTGACGGGTATAGCGCGCTTCCACTACCGGCGTGTAGTAGCCGGTGAATTGCACATTCCCGTAGTTATCCGTGCCTTCCATCTGATAGGCGTTCAGGCCGAACTGGCGCAGCTGGCGCGTGTCGGCACCGGAAAGCAGCCAGTTCTGAATAGCGCTGTAGGTGCTGAGATGGCGCCCATACAGGCCCGCCGAGGCGGACTGAATCTGCTGCACCTGCAGGCCGAAATCCCGACCATTCACCGGACGACCTTTGGCGTTCGGTTCATTGACCAGCCCGAGCGGCTGCTCCAGCTTGCCATCAATATATTGCTGACCGCGATCGGTCGGCTTCGAGCTGCAACCCGCCAGCAGCGCGAAAATCGCGCCAGTAAGTGCATACTTCGCCCATTGTCCTTTCATGACGTTCTCTTTTTCTGATTGTTGGCCCGGCGACGATAGCAAAGGGGCAGAGAGAATGAAATCTGCCTCCGCCCCTCGCGCGCACATCTGTATAATAAATCACCGGATGGTTAATTTATTCAGCAACTGATTGTCTGTTTAGGGCTTTAACGCAAAAAAGGGGTTGCATCAGCCTCTGCCAGGTGTATAGTGCGCATCCACGGACGCGGGGTGGAGCAGCCTGGTAGCTCGTCGGGCTCATAACCCGAAGGTCGTCGGTTCAAATCCGGCCCCCGCAACCAATTCTTCTGTAATGAAGAGACAATATGCAGCGTCGCGTTAAGCGACAGACGGACGCGGGGTGGAGCAGCCTGGTAGCTCGTCGGGCTCATAACCCGAAGGTCGTCGGTTCGAATCCGGCCCCCGCAACCAATTGTCTTAAAGAAGAATACAATGTGAAGCGTCGCACAATGCGACAGACGGACGCGGGGTGGAGCAGCCTGGTAGCTCGTCGGGCTCATAACCCGAAGGTCGTCGGTTCGAATCCGGCCCCCGCAACCACTTCTTCTGCTGAAGAAACACACTAAACACCTTAACGGGTGTTTTTTTGTTTCTGGCTTGCGGAAAAGCGGCATCTCTGCCGCCCTGCCCTCAGCGTCGTGCCAGCACGCCGCCCTTTTCAAAATACGCCTTAATGCCATGCAGAATGGCTTCCGCTACCTGATGCTGATAGCGCGGCGTGCGCAGCTTACGCTCCTCTTCAACGTTACTGATAAACGCGGTTTCCACCAGAATCGACGGGATGTCCGGCGCTTTCAGCACGGCAAAGCCGGCCTGATCCACCGTGCGCTTATGCAGATGGTTAATATGCCCCATGCGCGCCAGCACTTCTTTACCAAACTTCAGACTGTCGCTGATGGTCTGCCGCTGCACCATGTCAAACATGGTGTGATCGAGGTAGCGGTCGCCGCTCATGCTGACGCCCCCAATCAGGTCGGATTCATTCTGCGTCTGCGCCAGAAAACGGGCAGCGGCGGAGGTAGCCCCGCGCGTGGAGAGGGCAAACACCGAGGAGCCACGCGCCGCCCGGCTGGTAAAGGCATCCGCATGAATAGAGATAAACAGATCGGCGCGCTGCTTACGCGCTTTCGCCACCCGCACGCGCAGCGGGATGAACACATCTTCATTACGCGTCATGTACGCTTTCATGTTGGGCTGTTTATCAATCAGGGCTTTCAGATAGCGGCCAATCTTCAGCACGATATCCTTCTCACGCGTTTTGTATTTGCCGTGCGCGCCGGGGTCTTCCCCGCCGTGTCCTGGATCGACCATGATGATAATCGGCCGATCGCGCCCCGCTTTGCCAGGCAGCGGCGCCTGGGCGGGCTGATCGCGCTCCAGATCGCCCTGATTGTAA belongs to Candidatus Pantoea soli and includes:
- the amiC gene encoding N-acetylmuramoyl-L-alanine amidase AmiC, with amino-acid sequence MSEAFTRRRLLQGAGALWLLSVTRTGLAASQHIVAVRIWPSSTYSRVTLESNVPLRYKQFTLSHPERLVIDVENLQINSTLRGIDKLVRVDDPWIKTARVGQFDPHTVRIVLELKRHVAPKTFTLEPVAGFRHRLVVDLYPSQPTAQDDPLLALLHDYNQGDLERDQPAQAPLPGKAGRDRPIIIMVDPGHGGEDPGAHGKYKTREKDIVLKIGRYLKALIDKQPNMKAYMTRNEDVFIPLRVRVAKARKQRADLFISIHADAFTSRAARGSSVFALSTRGATSAAARFLAQTQNESDLIGGVSMSGDRYLDHTMFDMVQRQTISDSLKFGKEVLARMGHINHLHKRTVDQAGFAVLKAPDIPSILVETAFISNVEEERKLRTPRYQHQVAEAILHGIKAYFEKGGVLARR
- the csdE gene encoding cysteine desulfurase sulfur acceptor subunit CsdE, whose amino-acid sequence is MTSTLLAPHPFGDLITEASLTEKFAHFHQWEDRYRQLIQLSRQLPALPEALKSAENELSGCENRVWLSSQLRPDGTLHFYGDSEGRIVRGLLAVLLTAVEGKTPAALLAQDPLALFDTLGLRAQLSASRSSGLKALAAAVQRAARAHYAG
- the mltA gene encoding murein transglycosylase A — encoded protein: MKGQWAKYALTGAIFALLAGCSSKPTDRGQQYIDGKLEQPLGLVNEPNAKGRPVNGRDFGLQVQQIQSASAGLYGRHLSTYSAIQNWLLSGADTRQLRQFGLNAYQMEGTDNYGNVQFTGYYTPVVEARYTRQGEFQYPIYRMPPRPRGQKLPSRAAIYNGALDERYVIAWSNSLIDNFMMDVQGSGYVDFGDGRPLRFFGYGGKNGWAYHSIGKELIDRGEVKREDMSMQAIRQWAQTHSPQEVREVLETNQSFVFFKPEEYVPVRGASAVPLIAKASVASDRSLIPAGTALLAEVPQLNEKGKFNGKYEMRLMVALDVGGAIKGQHFDIYQGVGPDAAHLAGFYNHYGRVWVLKAAPGAGQPLFSNPQNGNNGSLLIGAN
- the tcdA gene encoding tRNA cyclic N6-threonylcarbamoyladenosine(37) synthase TcdA, with translation MKGVSDAWRQRFGGTARLYGQDALQRFADAHFCVIGIGGVGSWAAEALVRTGIGKITLIDMDDVCITNTNRQIHALQGNVGQAKTEVMAARLRAINPECEVICVDDFITPDNTAELLAGGFDYVIDAIDSVRPKAALIAWCRRNKIPLITTGGAGGQIDPTQIQVSDLARTIQDPLAAKLRERLKSDFGVVKNSKGKLGIDCVFSTEALVYPQPDGSVCASRSTAEGPKRMDCSAGFGAATMVTATFGFVAVSHALKKFLARAARQPA